From the Polyangiaceae bacterium genome, one window contains:
- a CDS encoding DUF4190 domain-containing protein, translating to MQPPPYQPPPPGPPGGYQAFTPPPAGSYGRPMAPASPQPSGEAIAALVCGLMSFSCFPLGFVAIWLGARARRLARENPQTVGGETMALAGMITGGVIAVLTLLFWLAYFGFFAAMFGIGLASGP from the coding sequence ATGCAGCCGCCGCCGTACCAGCCGCCGCCGCCGGGGCCTCCGGGGGGCTACCAAGCGTTCACGCCGCCCCCGGCGGGAAGCTACGGGCGCCCAATGGCGCCCGCATCGCCGCAGCCATCCGGGGAAGCCATTGCAGCGCTCGTGTGCGGCTTGATGTCGTTCTCATGCTTCCCCTTGGGTTTCGTCGCCATCTGGCTAGGCGCGCGCGCGCGGCGCCTGGCGCGAGAGAATCCCCAAACCGTCGGCGGCGAAACGATGGCGCTGGCCGGAATGATCACTGGCGGCGTGATCGCCGTGCTGACGTTGCTCTTTTGGCTGGCCTACTTTGGATTCTTCGCCGCCATGTTCGGCATTGGCCTCGCATCCGGGCCTTGA
- the pheT gene encoding phenylalanine--tRNA ligase subunit beta produces the protein MRVSLNWLKELLPPLDASAAAVADRLTHAGLEVEAAIEVGAGAEPAVIAEVRSIESHPKRTNLRLVTVDRGGSSQTVVCGASNVPEPGGQVVLAPLGTVLPGIGELKPRELGGVVSEGMLLSEAELGLAEASDGILVFDAGRFSAGTPLMKALPAARDTVFEIGVTPNRPDALGHVGVARELAALLQLPFEAPTPKAGATKASEALSALIAIDNRDTERCPIYGAGAVVGVQVRPSPEWLRWRLSVLGIRPISNIVDVTNLLLLMFGQPLHAFDLDRVGGSKIIVRRAAESEPFTTLDGEKHTLSADDLVIADAKAPSALAGVMGGLDSEIKDDTRRVLIECAYFQPTGVRRTARRHGLSTESSFRFERGVDWGAVPLVLEHAKALIAELGGGAVVDGSILASGPTPAQPRMVLRSQRLNALLGMDVPFAPAVDTLERLGFAAVSRNDTEAELQGASWRPDIKREVDLIEEVARVQGLDAIPTVLPAIAPQPPRTTGKLNRHVRETAASLGLSEAVTYTFVSEKQLDAVHAPAAVVSLRNPLSEERSVLRTSLLPGLLEALGRAQRHGERAVRLFSVGSLFLAPSSERGGEAAQAARPRMEADFTRLPNERPAFAAVISGPRPGYLGKAQPLDIFDAKGLAGELLHRLRGLDVIVSSAKGQPDAAHLHPRGAGFLEIQGRRVGRFGPLHPDVVEAYELLGEAFVIELDLAELDELPAFVPRFKPIPRLPAVTRDLSIVVRDDVPAAEVERIIRERAGELCEEVQLFDLFRGGSVPEGHCSLSFHIVYRDPLATSNRDGARTLTDREVDLRHELVVKATQSELGAELRA, from the coding sequence ATGCGTGTCTCTCTGAATTGGCTGAAGGAACTGCTGCCCCCCCTCGACGCTTCTGCCGCTGCGGTGGCGGATCGCTTGACCCACGCCGGGCTCGAGGTCGAGGCAGCGATTGAAGTCGGTGCAGGTGCCGAACCCGCCGTGATCGCGGAAGTGCGCAGCATCGAGTCCCATCCCAAGCGTACCAATCTGCGGCTCGTCACCGTGGACCGAGGCGGCAGCTCACAGACCGTCGTCTGCGGAGCCTCCAACGTTCCGGAGCCGGGAGGACAAGTCGTGCTTGCACCGCTCGGTACGGTCCTACCCGGCATCGGTGAACTGAAGCCCCGAGAGCTCGGCGGCGTGGTCAGTGAGGGAATGCTGCTGTCCGAGGCCGAGCTTGGCTTGGCAGAGGCGTCCGACGGCATTCTGGTGTTCGACGCTGGGCGCTTCTCGGCCGGCACTCCATTGATGAAGGCCCTGCCCGCTGCTCGAGACACGGTGTTCGAGATCGGCGTCACGCCCAACCGACCCGACGCACTCGGCCACGTTGGCGTCGCCCGGGAGTTGGCCGCGCTGCTCCAGTTGCCTTTCGAGGCTCCCACACCCAAGGCGGGGGCCACGAAGGCGAGCGAAGCCCTGAGCGCGCTCATCGCCATCGACAATCGTGACACCGAGCGCTGTCCCATCTACGGCGCCGGTGCAGTCGTAGGGGTGCAAGTACGCCCCTCGCCCGAGTGGTTGCGCTGGCGGCTGTCCGTCCTCGGTATCCGTCCCATTTCCAACATCGTGGACGTGACGAACCTGCTGTTGCTGATGTTCGGTCAGCCCCTGCACGCCTTCGACCTGGATCGCGTGGGCGGGAGCAAGATCATCGTCCGCAGGGCGGCAGAATCGGAACCCTTCACCACGCTGGACGGCGAGAAGCACACGCTCAGCGCCGACGACCTGGTCATCGCAGACGCCAAGGCACCCAGCGCCCTAGCCGGTGTGATGGGAGGGTTGGACAGCGAGATCAAGGACGACACGCGTCGCGTCCTGATCGAGTGCGCGTACTTTCAGCCCACGGGCGTGCGGCGCACCGCAAGACGTCATGGGCTGTCCACCGAGTCCAGCTTTCGCTTCGAGCGGGGCGTCGATTGGGGAGCGGTGCCGCTCGTGCTCGAGCACGCCAAAGCCTTGATCGCAGAACTCGGTGGTGGGGCCGTGGTCGACGGCAGCATCTTGGCCAGCGGCCCCACGCCTGCCCAGCCCCGCATGGTGCTACGCAGCCAGCGCTTGAACGCGCTACTGGGGATGGACGTTCCATTTGCTCCAGCGGTCGACACCCTGGAACGCCTCGGCTTCGCCGCGGTGAGCCGAAACGACACTGAGGCGGAACTGCAGGGCGCCAGCTGGCGCCCGGACATCAAGCGCGAGGTGGATCTGATTGAAGAGGTGGCACGCGTTCAGGGATTGGATGCCATCCCGACCGTACTGCCGGCCATCGCTCCGCAGCCGCCTCGAACGACCGGCAAGCTGAATCGCCACGTGCGAGAGACCGCCGCCAGCCTGGGTCTGTCCGAAGCCGTGACGTACACCTTCGTGTCCGAAAAACAACTGGACGCGGTACACGCCCCCGCTGCCGTGGTGTCGCTGCGAAACCCGCTGTCCGAAGAGCGCAGCGTGCTGCGCACTAGTCTGCTGCCGGGCTTGCTGGAAGCGTTGGGGCGAGCCCAACGTCACGGTGAACGCGCCGTGCGCTTGTTCAGCGTAGGCTCGCTGTTCCTTGCCCCCAGCTCAGAGCGTGGTGGCGAGGCCGCCCAAGCCGCGCGACCGCGCATGGAGGCAGACTTCACGCGCTTGCCGAACGAGCGCCCCGCCTTCGCCGCAGTCATCAGCGGCCCGCGACCTGGCTACCTCGGCAAGGCGCAGCCCCTGGACATCTTCGACGCCAAAGGCCTCGCCGGCGAGTTGCTCCATCGACTGCGCGGCCTCGACGTGATCGTGAGCAGCGCAAAGGGCCAGCCTGACGCCGCGCACCTGCACCCGCGAGGCGCGGGTTTCTTGGAGATCCAAGGGCGTCGCGTCGGCCGTTTTGGCCCACTTCACCCCGACGTCGTGGAGGCCTACGAGCTACTGGGCGAGGCCTTCGTCATCGAGCTGGACCTCGCGGAGCTCGATGAGCTACCGGCTTTCGTCCCGCGCTTCAAGCCCATCCCACGATTGCCAGCGGTCACGCGGGATCTCTCCATCGTGGTGCGCGATGACGTGCCCGCTGCGGAAGTGGAACGCATCATTCGCGAGCGCGCTGGAGAGCTTTGTGAGGAGGTGCAGCTGTTCGACTTGTTCCGTGGCGGCTCGGTTCCCGAAGGACATTGCTCGCTTTCCTTCCACATCGTCTACCGCGACCCACTCGCCACCTCGAACCGCGATGGCGCGCGAACGCTGACGGACCGAGAGGTCGACCTTCGCCACGAGCTGGTCGTGAAAGCCACCCAGAGCGAGCTGGGTGCCGAGCTGAGGGCGTAG
- a CDS encoding radical SAM protein, with the protein MPASPWPRLALLSLHSHRDRSFLTDRELAVLSGELTEEGVPNDILACVVDAAAGPSQSLIEALAGYPVIVYQRVFSRDLESALRRALPDHTWLALRAEHEFRPTADYQLEAPMPELVIGVLEHLRDGKPLPSGVARPGQPPTRPGPPCARPFAPNVSPIWIGPRPEATPVFMLHGNAGCPYQADARENPDFEGVELPEGVGRGCGFCAAGNEYEAGPVDETLAHVLTQLRYVLGHSGELRHFILKDQNPFAYLEQLFEASIAGRLEPFTLLLETRADWFLRAQARVERILRRIRGTGFRLAPYLVGIENFSHRELLRMNKGADASTGVEFLAWLRRLSDRFPAELDLSHAAFGFVLLTPWTTREDLLENLEGIERTRLHDFRGKVLLSRVRLYPDTALYYLAKHDGLVADSYADPEEDASRRYGYVPGVPYRFRDPYAAAFSRLANEAHARIGDADELKLFAALLDELDAAVDLAVVDADAVLRRYRGSSRAQGTRGLRTAEAHLAGACRLACAPCDCDEASGRASLDAALAERPARLVLRGDTRPADPLVQALERAKRSGVAECVVRTPAIDYAEPEQARWLARQGATAVLVPLFSHQARIHDRITGRRGSLVRTLAGMRALEAVGLDVELEIPLLRPTLSHVGSAVELARRAVRRVHVVHLFVAQRRAARALLPRADEIARHLPEVLRQLQQAQIPVSIVPTAGIPLCSVSSRRELHALFAPRVPAATPAPPCDECAVLERCGGADLAYRELHGSVGLCAYGVGDHAELRARLRAHEPRVRARPELLVLRPTVHCNQDCVFCSANQSSRNAYEDPRQIYRRLVRAAQRGIEHVSFSGGEPTLVKDLPDYVRAARRLGIAKVEIVTNGVNLDREAKVRELVDAGLNLAFVSLHATDERTSAPLTRKAGDFERTCRAVELLHRHGVRTTLNHVITSRNYRRLAEFVEFVHARFGAEVLTSFAYVTPEYRARAQPTLMPSYQELSPFLQRAVQRAVRLGQPVILGSRQGIPPCQLGAAAAWSDIFWVSAVAGAEDGVHKVRGPRCDECRYGEICTGVWKPYADSHGLAELAPVPGPPLDAEARAGILRELHSLRWGVPMSSQEVPRALVGIGPELEALPPLEEARAEAPRHLPLWQAERRPFRIGMLGAGRRARELASALAESSTLVLDAVAAPRGPAGSEFGHVATYVDAATLLEERRPDGVIIASSTHTHAELLRECIARGVPALVEKPLSTSAREARALVVLAASARGPFMAAHQLAALPGMAELGRERAAELDMRWSLRATSLDAPTSWQRSGLFEHLHHVFELVTRIFGDGPLDISCLHLRGVERPERIRLRCTGDEIEADLWLDYGARQDCLELRRGSTRVRRAGAGLELCRDGHTQRVRGSDRAWLLDAFASALRGEENAIPLSHAAASLERTLLALTRIADAGAPLASPEEPRRVSSRAWRDAP; encoded by the coding sequence GTGCCTGCTTCTCCTTGGCCTCGGCTTGCACTCCTGAGTCTGCATAGTCATCGGGACCGCTCCTTCCTGACGGATCGGGAGTTGGCGGTGCTGTCTGGGGAACTGACTGAGGAGGGCGTGCCAAACGACATCCTGGCGTGCGTCGTGGACGCCGCGGCCGGGCCATCTCAGTCGTTGATCGAGGCTTTGGCCGGCTATCCAGTGATCGTCTACCAACGTGTGTTCAGTCGCGACCTCGAGTCAGCGCTGCGCCGCGCGCTTCCGGACCATACCTGGCTGGCCCTTCGCGCTGAGCACGAGTTTCGACCGACGGCTGACTACCAGCTCGAGGCTCCCATGCCGGAACTCGTCATCGGCGTGCTGGAGCACCTCCGCGACGGCAAGCCGCTTCCTTCGGGTGTGGCCAGGCCAGGTCAGCCTCCGACGCGACCGGGACCGCCTTGCGCGCGCCCTTTCGCGCCGAACGTCAGCCCGATCTGGATCGGGCCAAGGCCCGAAGCGACACCTGTGTTCATGCTTCACGGGAACGCGGGCTGCCCCTATCAAGCGGACGCCCGCGAGAACCCGGACTTCGAAGGCGTCGAGCTGCCGGAGGGGGTTGGGCGGGGTTGCGGATTTTGCGCTGCGGGCAACGAATACGAGGCGGGTCCCGTCGACGAGACGCTTGCGCACGTGCTGACGCAGCTGCGCTACGTGCTCGGGCACTCGGGTGAGCTGCGACACTTCATTCTCAAAGACCAGAATCCCTTCGCGTATCTGGAGCAGCTGTTCGAGGCGAGCATCGCCGGGCGACTCGAGCCCTTCACGCTGCTCTTGGAGACTCGGGCGGATTGGTTCCTGCGTGCTCAGGCCCGCGTGGAGCGCATCCTGCGCCGCATTCGTGGCACGGGGTTTCGCCTGGCCCCCTACTTGGTGGGCATCGAGAACTTCTCGCACCGCGAATTGCTCCGCATGAACAAGGGGGCGGACGCGAGCACGGGCGTCGAGTTTCTAGCCTGGCTTCGACGCCTGAGCGACCGGTTCCCCGCGGAGCTGGACCTGAGCCACGCGGCCTTTGGGTTCGTGTTGCTCACGCCGTGGACCACCCGCGAGGATCTGCTCGAGAATCTGGAAGGGATCGAACGCACCCGGCTGCACGACTTTCGCGGCAAGGTGCTGCTCTCCCGCGTGCGCCTCTACCCAGACACGGCCCTCTACTACCTGGCGAAGCACGACGGCTTGGTGGCCGATTCCTATGCTGACCCCGAGGAAGACGCTTCTCGTCGCTACGGCTACGTGCCGGGAGTTCCCTATCGGTTCCGCGATCCCTACGCTGCCGCATTTTCGCGTCTCGCCAACGAAGCGCATGCTCGAATCGGGGATGCAGACGAACTGAAGCTGTTTGCGGCGTTGCTGGACGAACTCGATGCCGCCGTCGATCTTGCCGTCGTCGACGCCGACGCAGTGCTGCGGCGCTACCGCGGGTCGTCGCGTGCGCAGGGGACGCGTGGGCTTCGAACCGCAGAGGCGCACCTTGCCGGGGCTTGCCGTCTGGCGTGCGCTCCCTGCGACTGCGACGAGGCGAGCGGGCGCGCAAGTCTCGATGCCGCACTGGCTGAGCGCCCTGCGCGACTCGTGCTCCGAGGCGACACACGCCCCGCCGATCCGTTGGTACAGGCCCTGGAACGCGCGAAGCGGAGTGGTGTTGCGGAGTGTGTCGTTCGCACTCCAGCCATCGACTACGCAGAGCCGGAGCAGGCGCGCTGGCTCGCGCGGCAAGGAGCCACCGCAGTCTTGGTGCCGCTCTTCTCGCACCAGGCACGAATTCACGACCGCATCACGGGCCGTCGCGGCAGCCTGGTCCGAACTCTGGCAGGCATGCGTGCTTTGGAGGCAGTAGGGTTGGACGTGGAGCTGGAGATCCCGCTGCTCCGTCCCACCTTGAGCCATGTCGGTAGTGCAGTCGAGCTCGCGCGGCGAGCCGTCCGGCGCGTTCATGTCGTGCATCTGTTCGTGGCACAGCGCCGGGCAGCGCGCGCCCTGCTTCCTCGTGCCGACGAGATCGCCCGACACCTACCCGAGGTGCTGCGTCAGCTGCAGCAGGCCCAGATCCCGGTCAGCATCGTGCCGACAGCGGGCATTCCCTTGTGCTCGGTCAGCTCTCGACGCGAGCTGCATGCCCTGTTTGCGCCGCGTGTTCCCGCGGCCACGCCGGCGCCGCCATGTGACGAGTGTGCCGTCCTCGAGCGTTGCGGCGGGGCGGATCTCGCGTACCGCGAGCTTCACGGTTCGGTAGGACTCTGCGCCTACGGCGTCGGCGACCATGCGGAATTGCGCGCACGATTGCGCGCGCACGAGCCACGAGTCCGAGCCCGGCCCGAACTCCTGGTTCTTCGCCCCACGGTGCACTGCAATCAGGACTGCGTTTTCTGCAGTGCAAACCAAAGCAGCAGGAATGCCTACGAAGACCCAAGGCAGATCTACCGACGGTTGGTGCGGGCGGCCCAGCGGGGAATCGAGCACGTGTCCTTCAGTGGTGGAGAGCCAACGCTGGTGAAGGACTTGCCGGACTACGTCCGGGCAGCGCGTCGCCTCGGCATCGCCAAGGTGGAGATCGTGACCAACGGCGTGAACTTGGACCGCGAGGCCAAGGTGCGAGAGCTGGTGGACGCGGGATTGAATCTAGCGTTCGTGTCGCTGCACGCGACGGACGAGCGTACCTCGGCCCCACTCACGCGCAAAGCTGGGGACTTCGAGCGAACCTGCCGCGCCGTCGAGCTCCTGCACCGCCACGGCGTGCGCACCACACTCAATCACGTGATCACGAGCCGCAACTATCGGCGACTGGCGGAGTTCGTCGAGTTCGTGCACGCGCGCTTCGGCGCCGAAGTGCTGACGTCCTTCGCCTACGTGACGCCCGAGTATCGCGCACGCGCACAACCAACCCTGATGCCGAGCTACCAGGAACTGTCACCTTTCCTTCAGCGCGCGGTCCAACGCGCCGTTCGGCTCGGCCAGCCAGTGATCCTTGGTTCCCGACAGGGAATTCCGCCGTGCCAGCTCGGAGCAGCGGCCGCCTGGTCCGACATCTTTTGGGTTTCCGCCGTGGCGGGGGCCGAAGACGGCGTCCACAAGGTGCGGGGGCCGCGTTGCGACGAGTGCCGCTACGGCGAGATCTGTACTGGAGTCTGGAAGCCTTATGCCGACAGCCACGGTTTGGCAGAGCTGGCACCCGTGCCAGGTCCACCCCTCGATGCCGAGGCCCGCGCAGGGATCCTGCGCGAGCTACACTCTTTGCGTTGGGGAGTCCCGATGTCTTCGCAGGAAGTTCCGCGGGCGCTCGTCGGCATCGGCCCAGAGTTGGAGGCGCTGCCGCCCCTCGAAGAGGCGCGTGCAGAGGCCCCGCGTCACTTGCCGCTGTGGCAGGCCGAGCGCAGACCCTTTCGCATCGGGATGCTGGGGGCGGGGCGCCGTGCGCGAGAGCTGGCTTCGGCCTTGGCAGAATCGTCGACTCTGGTGCTCGATGCCGTAGCTGCGCCCCGCGGACCGGCTGGTTCGGAGTTCGGGCACGTCGCGACCTACGTGGATGCGGCGACTCTGCTCGAGGAACGACGCCCGGACGGCGTGATCATCGCCAGCTCGACACACACCCACGCGGAGCTCCTGCGCGAGTGCATTGCTCGCGGAGTTCCTGCGCTGGTCGAGAAGCCGCTATCCACGTCCGCGCGCGAGGCTCGCGCGTTGGTGGTCCTCGCTGCTTCTGCTCGAGGGCCGTTCATGGCGGCGCATCAGCTCGCCGCATTGCCTGGAATGGCAGAGCTGGGTCGAGAACGCGCAGCGGAGCTGGACATGCGCTGGAGCCTGCGCGCCACATCCCTCGACGCGCCTACCAGCTGGCAGCGAAGTGGCCTTTTCGAGCACCTGCATCACGTCTTCGAGTTGGTGACACGCATCTTCGGTGACGGACCTCTGGACATCTCGTGTCTGCATCTGCGAGGCGTGGAGCGGCCGGAGCGCATTCGGCTACGCTGCACGGGTGACGAGATCGAAGCGGATCTATGGCTCGACTACGGAGCGCGACAGGATTGCCTCGAGCTACGACGGGGAAGCACTCGCGTACGCCGCGCAGGAGCAGGGCTGGAACTGTGCCGGGACGGTCACACGCAGCGCGTTCGCGGCAGCGATCGAGCGTGGTTGCTCGACGCCTTCGCGTCTGCGCTGAGAGGGGAGGAGAACGCGATCCCCCTGAGCCACGCTGCTGCCAGTCTGGAGCGTACTTTGCTCGCGCTGACTCGAATCGCGGATGCGGGTGCGCCGCTCGCTAGTCCCGAGGAACCGAGACGCGTCTCCAGTCGCGCTTGGCGTGACGCGCCGTGA
- a CDS encoding DUF4340 domain-containing protein, giving the protein MAGAMDKKLGIAVAVLVGLGGVYYMQNKKQKDELKSYTAESRKAELPKLEISEEATKGVDKITIKKAPQDGGPGSEVTLEKKGDKWSVTAPVQAAANDTNVKSLLDNLKSLEVKEEIDPGKDSYGKFELTDDKALHAVFSKAGQPVADLYFGQSGSRGQMTRITGRDGVYAIKGYSSYLYEREVKDWRDRTVFKFEEDKVKAVTVHNENGEFAFAKDGDKWSAKFKKAKAPMAAALARFDDSKLKDAIRAYKGLSADNFAQGKSASDVGLETPAATITFELADGAKRTLKIGATAEGTSRWAQQEGESEIISVGSWAADWALAKEDKFQKPDEKDKDKDKDEHKDDSALKMPGMPPGMGMPPGMPPGHP; this is encoded by the coding sequence ATGGCTGGTGCAATGGACAAGAAGCTCGGCATCGCGGTGGCCGTATTGGTCGGCCTCGGCGGCGTCTACTACATGCAGAACAAAAAGCAGAAGGACGAGCTGAAGAGCTACACCGCTGAGTCCCGCAAGGCGGAGCTGCCAAAGCTGGAAATCAGCGAAGAGGCCACGAAGGGCGTCGACAAGATCACCATCAAGAAAGCACCGCAGGATGGTGGGCCGGGTTCCGAAGTCACCTTGGAGAAGAAGGGTGACAAGTGGAGCGTGACCGCACCGGTGCAGGCGGCTGCAAACGACACCAACGTGAAGTCGCTGCTGGACAACCTGAAGAGCCTGGAAGTCAAAGAGGAGATCGACCCAGGCAAGGACAGCTACGGCAAGTTCGAGCTCACCGACGACAAGGCCTTGCACGCGGTGTTCTCCAAGGCAGGACAGCCCGTCGCGGACCTCTATTTTGGCCAGAGCGGATCGCGCGGCCAGATGACGCGAATCACTGGACGCGACGGCGTCTACGCCATCAAGGGCTATTCCAGCTACCTCTACGAACGCGAAGTGAAAGACTGGCGTGACCGAACGGTCTTCAAGTTCGAGGAAGACAAGGTCAAGGCCGTGACCGTTCACAACGAGAACGGAGAGTTCGCTTTCGCGAAGGACGGCGACAAGTGGAGCGCCAAGTTCAAGAAGGCCAAGGCTCCGATGGCGGCGGCACTGGCACGCTTCGATGACAGCAAGTTGAAGGATGCGATTCGCGCCTACAAGGGGCTCTCTGCGGACAACTTCGCTCAGGGCAAGAGCGCGAGTGACGTCGGGCTCGAGACCCCTGCGGCCACGATCACCTTCGAACTCGCGGACGGTGCCAAGCGCACGTTGAAGATCGGAGCGACCGCCGAAGGCACCAGTCGTTGGGCGCAGCAAGAGGGCGAGTCAGAGATCATCAGCGTGGGGTCGTGGGCTGCGGACTGGGCGCTCGCAAAAGAGGACAAGTTCCAGAAGCCCGACGAAAAGGACAAAGACAAGGACAAGGACGAGCACAAGGACGACTCCGCGCTCAAGATGCCAGGCATGCCGCCGGGCATGGGCATGCCCCCGGGGATGCCGCCGGGCCATCCCTGA